From one Pontibacillus sp. HMF3514 genomic stretch:
- a CDS encoding 2-isopropylmalate synthase, with product MSQLKIFDTTLRDGEQSPGVNLNQLEKLEIAKQLERFGVDRMEAGFPASSQGDFNAVKKIADTIQHASVTGLARAVKSDIDTAWEALKGAAEPRLHIFLATSPIHMTYKLKQTPEQVMDTAVSMVSYAKEKFPKVEWSAEDASRSDWNFLARIIEKVIDAGADVINLPDTVGYSTPHEYGELFKYVRETVPNIDQVSLSCHCHNDLGMAVANTIAAVENGATQVEGTINGIGERAGNAALEEIAVALKIRSDYYDYSTDLQLEEIKRTSDLVARLTGMNVQANKAVTGNNAFAHESGIHQDGVLKNASTYEIITPEMVGVKSNSLFLGKHSGRHAFVDKVKEMGIDLSEDHIKEAFKRFKELTDHKKEVTDDDVFTLLMEVQTDSEPFNKYELEMFQVQYGTANIPTATVRLRKPEGSAVQSARTGQGSVEALYETLDELIDEDVQLVDYQLSSVGRGKDALANSHVQLLVNGEKVNGRATKQDVVESSANAFLNAVNRYIMQQVTFDSKEVVE from the coding sequence ATGTCACAACTTAAAATTTTCGATACGACGTTAAGAGACGGTGAACAATCTCCTGGAGTTAATCTAAATCAACTAGAAAAACTAGAAATTGCTAAACAGCTTGAGCGTTTCGGTGTAGATCGGATGGAGGCGGGATTCCCCGCTTCCTCTCAAGGTGATTTTAATGCAGTGAAAAAGATTGCTGATACGATTCAACATGCATCTGTTACAGGATTAGCTAGAGCGGTGAAATCGGATATCGATACAGCATGGGAAGCACTAAAGGGAGCCGCAGAACCCCGTCTGCATATTTTTCTAGCTACTTCACCTATTCATATGACGTATAAGCTGAAGCAGACTCCAGAACAAGTCATGGATACGGCTGTAAGTATGGTCTCTTATGCTAAAGAGAAATTTCCGAAAGTGGAATGGTCTGCAGAGGATGCATCAAGGTCAGATTGGAACTTCCTAGCTCGCATTATTGAAAAGGTGATTGATGCAGGAGCTGATGTCATTAACCTACCTGATACAGTTGGATATTCAACACCACATGAATACGGAGAATTATTTAAATATGTTCGTGAAACAGTTCCAAATATTGACCAGGTGAGTCTATCCTGTCATTGCCATAATGACTTAGGAATGGCTGTCGCAAATACGATTGCTGCAGTTGAAAATGGCGCTACCCAAGTGGAAGGTACCATTAATGGAATTGGGGAACGTGCTGGAAATGCAGCTTTGGAAGAAATCGCAGTTGCCCTAAAGATTCGCTCAGACTATTACGATTATTCCACCGATCTACAGCTGGAAGAGATTAAACGTACGAGTGATCTAGTTGCAAGACTAACAGGAATGAATGTTCAAGCAAACAAAGCTGTAACAGGGAATAATGCATTTGCTCATGAGTCAGGCATTCACCAGGATGGGGTTTTAAAGAATGCATCAACTTACGAAATTATAACCCCTGAAATGGTTGGGGTTAAATCCAATTCATTATTCCTAGGGAAACATTCAGGCCGCCATGCATTTGTAGATAAAGTGAAAGAAATGGGCATTGACCTTAGTGAGGATCATATTAAAGAAGCCTTTAAACGATTTAAAGAATTAACTGATCATAAAAAAGAAGTGACAGATGATGATGTATTTACATTATTAATGGAAGTGCAAACAGATTCAGAGCCATTTAATAAATATGAGCTAGAAATGTTTCAGGTTCAGTATGGTACAGCCAATATACCAACTGCCACTGTAAGGTTGAGAAAACCTGAAGGATCAGCCGTTCAGTCAGCACGTACAGGACAAGGTAGTGTTGAAGCCCTATATGAAACTTTAGATGAATTAATCGATGAGGATGTGCAGTTAGTAGATTACCAACTAAGTTCTGTTGGGCGTGGTAAGGATGCTCTAGCTAACTCGCATGTACAACTATTAGTCAATGGAGAAAAGGTAAATGGTAGAGCAACAAAACAAGATGTAGTTGAATCATCTGCTAATGCATTTCTAAATGCCGTAAATCGCTATATCATGCAACAGGTCACATTTGATAGCAAAGAAGTCGTCGAATAA